In a genomic window of Phaeodactylum tricornutum CCAP 1055/1 chromosome 6, whole genome shotgun sequence:
- a CDS encoding predicted protein: MKWESDHVNDTHTDGDLASENGSVCSATDEKVLAHKETKAVNILRAVTFFVLLLATATVSLLVFFYGRDKENDEFLKQFGYNAGKVVDSFQVNAEKRLSALEGFATMITSHALFANETFPMVTLPDFERKASYTLQLAQVISILIFPIVSRENRATWERYSVENQRWLEEGLALQKIVKDGDEEEALMQLEEQVVAGNLDVDPFAHLNIPPFIFKVEEGGTAAAYETGPGPYAPVWQLAPAIPAAFFVNFNGLSHPSRKLEINTVLRTEKRLVSAAADFSNDNDPNSAGRKAVLNLFLNRWKSGGNDYDEGPVSDIIIPVFTSFGENKTVGALLNSYIYWQVYLTDILTDEAEGIVCVLENSCSQSFTYRIDGKDATYIGQGDLHDPSYNGMMVETGFGAVVGNNNVDFSIHEHCYYNLRVYPSKETEDKYITFQPIMFALILVAVFVFTSFVFVTYDCLVQHRNSVVNTSAIQSSSVVSSLFPEQVRNRLHKVYKSEKSKQHNHTDIFKSITSDGKSRDDFEAADLNEFDDSTPIADLYPNCTVLFADIAGFTAWSSERAPTEVFKLLETLYGAFDKIAKKYKDAHAVAMCRFSSSCNTKMNQMMHILVEKLGPDTANLSMRFGLHSGPVTAGVLRGEKARFQLFGDTVNTAARMESTGQKGRIHISKATAALIQKAGKGSWMKIREELVEAKGKGMMQTYWVEPPDFGTTSTGISSNHDVEDASESQHLRFTANEFKNSKIDAMRFKELMDSLRYAESATTGDLNAALPQANTSSEKD, translated from the exons ATGAAGTGGGAATCCGATCATGTTAACGACACTCATACCGATGGTGATCTAGCTAGTGAAAATGGCTCAGTCTGCAGCGCTACGGACGAGAAAGTGCTTGCTCAcaaagaaacgaaagcagTGAATATATTACGCGCAGTCACATTCTTTGTTCTTTTGTTGGCGACTGCGACTGTTTCGCTGTTGGTCTTTTTTTATGGTCGCGACAAGGAAAATGACGAATTTTTGAAACAATTCGGCTACAACGCGGGAAAAGTAGTCGATTCCTTCCAGGTGAACGCAGAGAAGCGGTTGTCCGCGCTCGAAGGATTCGCCACTATGATCACATCTCACGCACTTTTCGCAAACGAAACGTTTCCGATGGTGACGTTGCCAGACTTTGAGCGAAAAGCGTCCTACACTCTGCAGCTTGCACAAGTTATTTCGATTCTCATTTTTCCAATCGTCAGCCGAGAAAATCGCGCCACTTGGGAAAGATACTCAGTAGAAAATCAACGCTGGCTTGAAGAAGGTCTTGCTCTGCAAAAAATCGTTAAGGATggagatgaagaagaggcaTTGATGCAGTTGGAGGAGCAAGTGGTAGCCGGAAACTTGGATGTCGACCCCTTCGCTCACTTGAATATCCCACCATTCATTTTCAAAGTCGAGGAAGGTGGCACAGCAGCTGCTTACGAGACGGGTCCAGGGCCTTATGCACCAGTCTGGCAATTGGCGCCGGCAATTCCTGCAGCATTTTTCGTAAATTTTAACGGCCTTTCCCATCCTAGCCGAAAATTAGAGATCAACACCGTTCTTCGAACCGAAAAGAGGCTGGTGAGCGCAGCAGCCGATTTCTCCAATGACAATGATCCAAATTCAGCTGGTAGAAAGGCAGTGCTAAATCTCTTTCTGAATCGATGGAAAAGTGGTGGCAATGATTACGATGAAGGGCCCGTCAGCGACATAATCATTCCAGTATTTACTAGTTTTGGAGAGAACAAGACAGTTGGCGCTCTGCTGAATTCTTATATCTATTGGCAGGTTTACCTCACTGACATTTTAACGGATGAAGCTGAAGGTATTGTCTGCGTACTGGAAAACAGTTGCTCACAGAGCTTCACTTATCGCATTGATGGAAAAGATGCAACATACATCGGACAAGGTGACTTGCATGACCCCAGTTACAATGGAATGATGGTTGAGACCGGATTCGGTGCCGTGGTCGGAAACAACAACGTTGATTTCAGTATTCACGAACATTGTTACTACAATCTTCGAGTTTACCCATCCAAGGAGACTGAAGACAAATACATCACGTTTCAGCCCATCATGTTcgctttgattttggtgGCAGTTTTTGTGTTCACATCCTTTGTTTTCGTCACATACGATTGTCTTGTCCAGCACCGCAACAGCGTTGTTAACACATCAGCAATACAATCCAGCTCTGTGGTTTCTTCTCTATTTCCTGAACAAGTCCGCAACAGGTTGCACAAAGTATACAAAAGCGAAAAGTCCAAACAGCACAACCATACTGACATCTTTAAAAGCATTACCAGCGACGGAAAGTCGAGAGACGATTTCGAGGCAGCTGACTTAAATGAGTTCGACGATTCGACTCCTATTGCCGATTTGTACCCAAATTGCACCGTTCTGTTTGCTGACATTGCAGGCTTTACTGCGTGGAGCTCCGAACGAGCGCCTACCGAGGTCTTTAAGCTCCTCGAGACACTGTATGGAGCCTTTGATAAAATTGCGAAGAAATACAAG GATGCCCACGCCGTTGCAATGTGCCGATTTTCCAGTTCGTGCAATACTAAGATGAACCAAATGATGCATATCCTCGTTGAGAAGCTGGGTCCGGATACAGCAAATCTGTCCATGAGATTTGGACTGCATAGTGGCCCGGTCACGGCTGGGGTACTTCGAGGTGAAAAGGCACGATTCCAGCTTTTTGGAGACACGGTAAACACGGCTGCCCGAATGGAAAGCACTGGGCAAAAGGGGCGGATCCACATATCGAAAGCTACCGCTGCGCTCATTCAGAAGGCTGGTAAGGGTAGCTGGATGAAGATTCGCGAGGAACTTGTAGAGGCCAAGGGCAAGGGAATGATGCAAACGTACTGGGTCGAGCCGCCGGACTTTGGTACGACGTCTACAGGAATTTCTAGTAATCATGATGTCGAGGACGCCTCAGAGAGCCAGCATCTACGTTTTACTGCAAATGAGTTCAAAAACAGCAAAATCGATGCAATGAGATTCAAAGAGCTTATGGATAGCTTGAGGTACGCGGAATCAGCAACTACCGGCGATTTGAATGCAGCTCTTCCACAAGCAAATACTTCGTCGGAGAAAGATTGA
- a CDS encoding predicted protein translates to MDMEQQKQELDFYQEVKGLEKQLEFVSLQEEYLKDEMRHLQRELLRAKEEVRRIQSVPLVIGQFNEMIDAKYGIVSSTAGSNYYVRILSTLDRELLKPNTSIALHRHSHSVVDILPPESDSTVKLMSEKPDVTYKDIGGMDIQKQEVREAIELPLLQHHLYQQIGIDPPRGVLLYGPPGTGKTMMAKAVANATKATFISMVGSEFVQKYLGEGPRMVRDVFRLARENSPCIVFIDEIDAIATKRFDAQTGADREVQRILLELLNQMDGFDQTTNIKVIMATNRADTLDPALLRPGRLDRKIEFPNPDRRQKRMVFQAATTKMNLSDELDLEDYVNRSEKVSAADISSICAEAGLQAVRENRYVVLPKDFDAAYKKAVSNREKEHNFYTM, encoded by the coding sequence ATGGATATGGAACAACAGAAGCAGGAACTTGATTTCTATCAGGAAGTCAAGGGCCTTGAAAAGCAGCTCGAATTCGTCTCTCTGCAAGAAGAGTACCTGAAGGACGAAATGCGTCACCTGCAGCGAGAACTTTTACGGGCAAAGGAAGAGGTTCGCCGCATTCAATCGGTTCCTCTCGTGATTGGACAATTTAACGAAATGATCGACGCCAAGTACGGCATTGTTTCCAGTACAGCTGGTTCCAATTACTACGTCCGCATCCTTAGTACCCTGGATCGAGAGCTCTTGAAGCCTAACACGTCTATTGCATTACACCGTCACTCTCATTCTGTGGTTGACATTTTGCCGCCGGAGTCTGATTCGACGGTTAAACTCATGTCTGAGAAGCCTGACGTGACTTACAAAGATATTGGTGGGATGGATATACAGAAACAGGAAGTTCGCGAAGCGATCGAACTTCCTCTCCTCCAACATCACCTATACCAGCAAATCGGAATTGATCCTCCCCGGGGTGTCCTTTTGTATGGGCCTCCCGGTACAGGAAAAACCATGATGGCAAAGGCGGTGGCCAACGCTACCAAGGCGACCTTTATTTCCATGGTTGGGTCCGAGTTCGTGCAAAAATACCTAGGTGAAGGTCCCCGTATGGTGCGTGACGTCTTCCGTTTGGCGCGGGAAAATTCCCCTTGTATTGTCTTTATTGATGAGATCGATGCCATTGCGACCAAGCGGTTTGATGCTCAGACTGGGGCCGATAGGGAAGTCCAGCGTATTCTCCTAGAACTGTTAAACCAAATGGACGGTTTCGATCAAACGACCAACATCAAGGTCATTATGGCAACCAATCGTGCGGACACGCTAGATCCTGCGTTGCTACGTCCGGGACGGTTGGACCGTAAGATTGAGTTCCCCAATCCCGatcgacgacaaaaacgCATGGTCTTTCAAGCCGCTACAACCAAAATGAACTTATCGGACGAGCTGGACTTGGAAGACTACGTGAACCGGAGCGAAAAGGTTTCGGCGGCCGACATCTCGTCGATATGCGCCGAAGCTGGGTTGCAAGCCGTGCGTGAAAATCGGTACGTCGTATTGCCAAAGGACTTTGACGCGGCCTACAAGAAAGCTGTCAGCAATCGTGAAAAGGAGCACAATTTTTATACTATGTAA
- a CDS encoding predicted protein: MAIAITMEQIPKVVPVIKVIRVENATSRKHPRPDENGEPFSTENKQRYPHRTQQRHNARSRRRGASNNKSNQKDRGENKRKPLDSSIDAPSCSVCRQVDHPKYKCPKCRATYCSILCCRRHKDGLCEATKATIIETPNSKTLATTGVTSKYLTNDNVPMPLLSATASSASQRRKDEDDLDEGWKIDSTMTHAMQSSLWLRQELQDSGLRALITRIVNSSNTLDRDLHTAQERALQQAKDDHPMFQRFIDKLLVLSGVLERQREDSETTLETWLQQNNDGQHPLVLKALPRRIRHETTSSEKSSTVDDSSDGTTSESSDTSDGDESVA, translated from the coding sequence ATGGCTATTGCAATCACGATGGAACAAATACCTAAGGTGGTTCCAGTGATTAAAGTCATTCGAGTGGAAAACGCTACTTCTCGCAAACACCCTCGTCCGGACGAGAACGGTGAGCCTTTCTCCACTGAGAATAAACAACGGTATCCGCATCGGACACAGCAGCGGCACAACGCACGATCGCGTCGGAGAGGAGCCTCTAACAACAAGAGCAACCAAAAGGATCGCGGTGAAAACAAGAGGAAGCCGTTGGACTCGTCTATTGATGCACCGAGCTGTTCAGTTTGTCGACAAGTCGATCATCCCAAGTACAAGTGTCCCAAATGTCGCGCAACGTATTGCTCAATTTTGTGTTGTCGCAGACACAAAGATGGTCTGTGTGAAGCAACGAAAGCAACCATCATCGAGACACCGAACAGTAAAACTTTAGCAACCACGGGTGTAACGAGCAAATACTTGACGAACGACAATGTGCCAATGCCGTTGCTCTCGGCTACAGCATCATCTGCATCACAACGACGTAaggacgaggacgatctCGACGAAGGTTGGAAGATCGACAGTACCATGACTCATGCTATGCAAAGCTCTCTCTGGCTCCGGCAGGAACTGCAAGATTCCGGTCTTCGTGCTTTGATCACTAGAATTGTAAATTCATCGAATACATTGGATCGAGACTTGCACACGGCCCAAGAGCGCGCTTTGCAACAGGCAAAGGACGACCATCCTATGTTCCAACGCTTCATCGACAAGTTGCTCGTGTTGTCGGGAGTATTGGAACGTCAACGGGAAGATTCCGAAACAACCTTGGAAACGTGGCTGCAACAAAATAACGATGGCCAACATCCGCTGGTTTTAAAAGCTCTGCCGCGACGGATACGACACGAGACGACCAGCAGTGAGAAAAGTTCGACTGTTGACGATTCCAGTGACGGTACTACATCTGAAAGTTCAGACACATCCGATGGGGATGAAAGTGTCGCTTGA
- a CDS encoding predicted protein, giving the protein MSFDAVATHKAIIFDWDDTICPSSFVDRYKIERMEKLPRNFQRLFEEITRLTERVLREASKYGEVILITNSDEGWVKYSCERYLPRLLPVLEGYRIVSARTLYERFYPGQPLCWKAAAFAHEVNELYESMSASDDSAMNGSMESTDVSSTDSEEEKPSMDEEEKKCINTNLSFLGEREIISFGDSMEERTAVRIVAEQLGATPKSVMFIQLPTPVQILGQLQMVAAHMKFVCEHKSSLDLEITTEQAQRCADAHLRRYKLGSYRQLQYLPRSGTDEAIVPGETTLEPNVVAS; this is encoded by the exons ATGAGCTTTGATGCTGTTGCTACGCATAAGGCCATAATCTTTGATTGGGATGACACCATCTGCCCGTCTAGCTTTGTGGATCGATATAAAATAGAGCGAATGGAGAAGCTGCCGAGAAAT TTCCAAAGACTATTCGAAGAAATTACTCGCCTTACGGAACGAGTGCTACGTGAAGCTTCCAAATACGGAGAG GTAATTCTAATCACTAATTCCGATGAAGGATGGGTGAAATACTCATGCGAACGATATCTTCCGCGACTGCTCCCAGTCCTGGAAGGCTACCGTATCGTTTCGGCGCGTACCTTGTACGAGCGTTTTTATCCGGGCCAGCCCTTGTGTTGGAAAGCAGCGGCCTTTGCGCACGAAGTCAATGAGCTCTACGAGTCGATGAGCGCATCCGACGACTCTGCTATGAATGGAAGTATGGAATCGACCGACGTTTCCTCCACGGactcggaagaagaaaagccaAGTATGGATGAAGAGGAGAAAAAATGCATAAATACGAATCTTTCCTTTTTGGGTGAAAGGGAAATCATTTCGTTCGGGGACTCGATGGAAGAACGAACAGCTGTCCGTATTGTTGCTGAGCAATTAGGGGCGACACCCAAGAGTGTCATGTTTATTCAGCTACCAACGCCGGTACAGATCCTAGGACAGCTGCAGATGGTAGCAGCGCATATGAAATTCGTATGCGAGCATAAATCAAGTCTGGATCTCGAGATCACTACTGAACAAGCGCAACGCTGTGCTGACGCCCATTTGCGTAGGTATAAACTGGGAAGCTATCGCCAGTTGCAGTATTTACCACGAAGCGGCACTGATGAAGCGATTGTTCCGGGGGAAACCACACTCGAACCGAACGTTGTGGCAAGTTAA
- a CDS encoding predicted protein, whose product MEEPRGNLHVQLGETLGSTHPTSGRALWEDNTVSEGISPALEHDLPTHPVHDGLEYEVLVGASSVVTSPLTPVPPLATALNRDKDSYGCGQTSDWKLILSFICLVISGSANVVMTKLQAIPMFNYPIFLNLWINIMYIPICFAYILPVSRFGWFRDAIPLEHTKMSKKPFVIMGALDCFAYSMQIFASVYLPGPLLVLLPQAAIPISMVLSRYVLQERFHRWQYLGAAIVLAGIAIVLEPVLRHRHAPDFYCEAVDVDHDCTICKVELTQETCLSHRRSDVRDVWKTAFYINGSHTQIDALCQWLPSAEAEREEEFLTVGWSLVIIASCIPMALSTIYKQIALSPSDNNMTQEAKVLDPIFMNGWIAVFQLLFSIVVSVPAGMVSSPSIAPWDVPRNLWDGFRCYDGHGTIETGCHVDDACSNNAAFFVNLALIANLTFTFFTMYILKYGSTALLFLALTVMVPIGNLAFSLPFMPQTTTLHVSDILGLAIILCGLVLYRIYELPGSCDDDLLHRDGDPNSNHGSNDSTSTLREPLLVQTGEV is encoded by the exons ATGGAGGAGCCTAGAGGAAACCTTCACGTTCAGCTGGGAGAAACACTGGGGTCCACTCATCCAACATCTGGGCGTGCTCTTTGGGAAGATAACACTGTATCTGAGGGGATTTCACCAGCGTTGGAACACGATTTGCCCACACATCCCGTACATGATGGCTTGGAATATGAAGTTCTAGTTGGTGCGAGCAGTGTTGTTACATCGCCGCTGACGCCGGTGCCGCCGCTCGCAACCGCATTAAATCGCGACAAAGATTCTTACGGATGTGGGCAAACGAGCGATTGGAAGCTCATACTCAGCTTCATCTGCTTGGTCATTTCGGGTTCTGCAAACGTCGTAATGACCAAACTTCAAGCGATTCCAAT GTTTAACTATCCCATTTTTCTCAACCTCTGGATAAACATCATGTACATTCCCATTTGTTTTGCTTACATTTTACCTGTATCACGTTTTGGTTGGTTCCGTGATGCTATACccttggaacacaccaagaTGTCTAAGAAACCGTTTGTAATAATGGGAGCGCTGGATTGCTTCGCGTATAGCATGCAAATATTCGCTTCCGTCTATTTACCAGGACCTCTATTGGTACTCTTACCCCAGGCTGCAATTCCGATTAGTATGGTCCTGTCCCGCTACGTCCTCCAAGAACGTTTTCACCGTTGGCAGTACCTTGGTGCAGCGATTGTGTTAGCGGGTATCGCAATTGTGCTGGAACCAGTTTTGAGACACCGTCACGCTCCCGACTTTTATTGTGAAGCCGTCGATGTTGATCATGATTGTACTATTTGTAAGGTGGAGCTGACACAGGAAACTTGCTTATCACACCGTCGTAGCGATGTACGGGACGTTTGGAAAACCGCATTTTATATAAATGGTAGCCATACGCAGATCGACGCTCTCTGTCAGTGGTTGCCTTCGGCTGAAGCCGAGCGCGAGGAAGAGTTTCTCACGGTAGGGTGGAGTTTGGTCATAATTGCTTCCTGCATTCCCATGGCCCTGTCGACAATTTATAAACAAATTGCACTGTCGCCGAGCGATAACAATATGACACAGGAGGCCAAAGTACTGGACCCCATTTTCATGAATGGATGGATTGCGGTGTTCCAGCTCCTCTTTTCTATTGTTGTGTCTGTGCCTGCTGGGATGGTGTCTTCTCCATCCATTGCACCCTGGGATGTGCCGCGAAATCTATGGGATGGTTTTCGCTGTTACGATGGTCACGGCACGATCGAAACGGGATGCCACGTGGATGATGCATGCTCGAACAACGCAGCGTTTTTCGTTAATCTGGCGTTGATCGCCAACCTTACCTTCACATTCTTCACGATGTACATTCTCAAGTACGGGTCTACCGCACTACTGTTCTTGGCCCTAACCGTCATGGTACCGA TTGGAAACCTGGCCTTTTCGTTACCATTCATGCCACAAACGACAACCTTGCACGTTTCGGATATCTTGGGCTTGGCCATCATTTTGTGCGGTCTCGTGCTTTACCGTATCTACGAGCTTCCCGGAAGCTGTGACGACGACCTTTTGCACCGGGACGGTGATCCCAACAGTAACCATGGTTCGAACGATAGTACCTCTACGTTGAGAGAACCTTTGCTTGTACAAACGGGTGAGGTTTAG